A genomic window from Elaeis guineensis isolate ETL-2024a chromosome 3, EG11, whole genome shotgun sequence includes:
- the LOC140856033 gene encoding large ribosomal subunit protein uL15y-like yields the protein MQDKTWGTATAAMTARFKKNRKHPGGRGNTGGMHHHRILSDKYHPEYFGKVGMRYFHRLRNKFYRLAVNIDRLRSLIPDDIKKSAVACGDNSTPSIGVTQFGDFKILKRDAPAYQLLY from the coding sequence ATGCAGGATAAAACTTGGGGAACGGCGACGGCGGCGATGACGGCCcgcttcaagaagaaccggaagcACCCTGGTGGCCGCGGTaacaccggaggcatgcaccaccaccgcatCCTCTCTGACAAGTACCATCCcgagtacttcggcaaggtcggcatgcgctacttccaccgcctccgcaacaagttctaccgtcTCGCCGTCAACATCGACCGCCTCCGATCCCTCatccccgacgacatcaagaagTCTGCCGTTGCTTGTGGTGACAACTCCACTCCCTCGATCGGTGTCACCCAGTTCGGCGACTTCAAGATCCTCAAGCGAGACGCACCTGCCTACCAGCttctttattaa
- the LOC140856390 gene encoding putative disease resistance protein RGA1 produces the protein MVLQSSSRIMAELAVTAASPVVKMVVEKLASGIWKELGLERSVYTDMEKLQSKLSTIQNVLDDAEKKSITNKALQGWLKKLKDAALDADDVVDEFQTEALRRRMERYDRMTGKVRDFFSSNNPIAFRYKIGGKIREIRERFDEIAKENKDFDLMVIKFDSDSINNKSDSDRPVDRETTSLVIEPKIYGRDEDEKQVMEFLVDRDDDKNISILTMVGLGGIGKTTLAQLVYNNERIKEQFELRMWVCVGEPFDVKMVLRAMIEQLKGEQSIFSNLQTMSTFLDEKLRAKRFLLVLDDLWNLLWEKLKPLFIHAKLGSKIIVTTRVDTVASGASTIGTVSVHRLQGLQDEDCWCLFKQRAFRSEREEDNPELVEIGWEIIKKCGGLPLAAKALGSLMSSKRGKDEWLAIKNNEIWQLSEDEIGILPALKLSYDHLPSHLKRCFTYCSVFPKDHIFEMTRLIQLWMAEGLIDTSRTSQNAEDIGKQYFDNLLSRSFFQDVQMYEYINKVTCKMHDLVHDLACSITKDEALVMQGGTKSISLECRYLSIPYSSGSSIDFKTTYEAKKLRSLVLLKAGYRSNVDVDEFIFNATKTFTQLRALGLNSGGFAKLSNRTNRLKHLRYMDISRCPEITTLPTSITRLFSLQTLNLSYCRMLKEMPEGIANLCNLRHLDITACYHLACIPRGLGRLSNLETLTMFIVAQENGRTIAELQHLNSIRGSLKIKNLHHVKDPDEAMQANLRAKTRLNRLSLGWNGIHEPSSTEVEVAEGVFERLQPHHNLENLEIYSYIGTRLPNWMSFSFPNLVELTMGDLKRCEHLPLGRWPSLKSLRLYSMHAMRRIGEEFYGDGGGITFPSLEDLTLVDMPSLEKWHAESCPCLTKLEIISCPKLVVQPCIPCPVEIFQIISSNEMLLSAGSLAKLSKLRSLQIFRCGISSSSSGWWDGLQCLTALKKLLIRECDELTCLPEDIMYLPSLQTLDLVRNRNLRSLEGGGRKQQQPTPLFTTLQSLYIEGAGMLTSLPEWVGGLTSLRHLRIKDCPNLAMLPDNLQHLTTLQELRISNLPQLAMLPEGLRHLTALRQLNLSNLPQLKMLPDGLQHLTALQLLIIEDCPQLVRRCKRETGEDWHKIAHIQKIIIRQEEENREEMNERRTFAAKFLDRFGFARCTGHS, from the exons ATGGTTCTCCAATCATCCTCTAGAATCATGGCTGAATTAGCAGTAACAGCTGCCAGTCCTGTTGTCAAAATGGTGGTGGAGAAGTTGGCCTCTGGGATATGGAAGGAGCTGGGACTGGAGAGGAGCGTCTACACCGACATGGAGAAGTTGCAGAGCAAGTTATCGACGATCCAGAACGTGCTTGATGATGCAGAGAAGAAATCTATCACCAACAAAGCTCTGCAAGGTTGGTTGAAGAAACTCAAAGATGCAGCTTTAGATGCTGACGATGTGGTGGATGAGTTCCAAACTGAAGCACTGCGGCGAAGAATGGAGAGATATGACCGCATGACTGGAAAGGTGCGTGACTTCTTTTCCTCAAACAATCCAATCGCATTTCGATATAAAATTGGTGGCAAGATAAGAGAGATTAGGGAGAGATTTGATGAAATTGCAAAGGAGAACAAGGATTTTGATTTGATGGTGATCAAATTTGACTcagattcgatcaataataaatCTGACTCGGATAGGCCTGTGGACCGTGAGACCACCTCATTGGTGATCGAACCAAAAATTTATGGACGAGATGAAGATGAAAAACAGGTCATGGAATTCTTAGTTGACAGAGAtgatgacaaaaatatctctatccTCACCATGGTTGGCCTTGGTGGAATTGGAAAGACAACCCTTGCTCAATTAGTCTACAACAATGAGAGGATTAAGGAGCAATTTGAGCTTCGAATGTGGGTGTGTGTGGGTGAACCTTTTGACGTGAAAATGGTCTTGCGGGCAATGATTGAACAACTTAAAGGGGAGCAGAGCATTTTTTCAAACTTGCAAACCATGTCAACTTTCTTGGATGAAAAATTGAGAGCAAAAAGATTTCTTTTGGTTTTAGATGATTTATGgaacctattg TGGGAAAAACTAAAACCTTTGTTCATACATGCAAAATTAGGAAGCAAGATCATAGTAACAACACGCGTTGACACTGTTGCTTCTGGTGCATCCACAATCGGAACCGTCTCAGTACATCGATTGCAAGGGTTGCAAGATGAGGATTGTTGGTGTCTGTTCAAGCAAAGGGCATTTAGGTCTGAGAGGGAAGAAGATAACCCAGAATTGGTGGAAATTGGATGGGAGATCATTAAAAAGTGTGGAGGTTTGCCTTTAGCAGCAAAAGCTCTCGGAAGTCTGATGAGCTCTAAAAGAGGGAAAGACGAGTGGCTAGCTATCAAAAACAATGAGATTTGGCAGTTATCTGAAGATGAGATTGGAATTCTCCCTGCACTAAAGTTGAGTTATGATCATTTACCTTCTCACTTGAAGCGGTGTTTCACGTACTGTTCTGTGTTCCCGAAAGATCATATATTTGAAATGACGAGATTGATTCAGTTGTGGATGGCTGAAGGACTCATTGATACATCACGTACTTCCCAAAATGCAGAGGACATTGGCAAGCAATACTTTGATAATTTGTTGTCGAGATCATTCTTTCAAGATGTCCAAATGTATGAGTACATTAATAAAGTGACTTGTAAGATGCATGATTTAGTCCATGATCTTGCATGTTCCATCACAAAGGATGAAGCTTTAGTCATGCAGGGGGGTACGAAGAGCATTTCACTTGAATGTCGTTATCTATCGATACCATATTCTTCTGGGTCATCAATTGATTTCAAGACAacttatgaagccaaaaaattgaGATCGCTTGTTTTGTTAAAGGCAGGATATCGTAGTAACGTTGATGTGGATGAATTTATCTTCAATGCAACAAAAACTTTCACCCAGTTACGTGCATTGGGTTTAAATTCTGGTGGATTTGCGAAGTTGTCTAATAGAACAAACAGATTAAAGCATCTACG ATATATGGATATATCACGGTGTCCTGAGATTACAACGTTACCTACCTCGATTACCAGACTTTTCAGTTTGCAGACATTGAATCTTTCCTATTGCAGGATGCTAAAAGAAATGCCTGAAGGTATAGCTAACCTATGCAACCTCAGACACCTAGATATAACAGCATGTTACCATCTGGCTTGCATACCTCGTGGCCTGGGCCGGTTGAGTAACCTTGAGACATTGACGATGTTCATTGTTGCTCAGGAGAATGGGCGCACCATCGCGGAGCTGCAACATCTGAACTCTATTCGTGGTagcttgaaaattaaaaatctgcaTCATGTGAAAGATCCAGATGAAGCCATGCAAGCAAACCTGAGGGCAAAGACGAGATTGAATCGTCTGAGTCTTGGATGGAACGGGATACATGAACCATCATCTACTGAAGTGGAAGTGGCAGAGGGTGTATTTGAAAGGCTCCAACCTCACCATAATCTGGAGAACTTGGAAATCTATTCTTATATAGGCACCAGATTACCCAATTGGATGTCATTTTCTTTCCCAAATCTAGTTGAGCTTACAATGGGGGATCTCAAGAGGTGTGAACATCTTCCACTTGGTCGATGGCCCTCATTAAAGAGTCTGAGATTGTATTCTATGCATGCCATGAGGAGGATCGGAGAAGAGTTTTATGGGGATGGTGGCGGCATCACATTCCCGTCACTAGAGGATTTGACTTTAGTAGACATGCCCAGTTTGGAAAAATGGCATGCAGAATCATGCCCTTGCCTTACCAAGTTGGAGATAATTTCATGCCCCAAATTAGTCGTACAGCCATGTATCCCATGCCCTGTGGAGATTTTTCAAATAATAAGCAGCAATGAGATGCTGTTATCAGCAGGGAGCCTTGCAAAGTTGTCCAAACTCAGATCTCTACAAATTTTTCGCTGCGgaatatcatcatcatcatctgggTGGTGGGATGGGCTGCAATGCCTCACCGCCCTGAAAAAGCTACTAATTAGAGAATGTGATGAGCTGACTTGTTTGCCCGAGGATATTATGTACCTGCCCTCACTCCAAACCCTTGATTTAGTGAGAAACAGAAATCTAAGAAGTCTGGAGGGAGGAGGACGGAAGCAACAGCAGCCCACCCCTTTGTTCACTACCCTCCAATCTTTATATATAGAGGGAGCCGGCATGTTGACTTCTTTGCCAGAGTGGGTAGGAGGCCTCACCTCACTCCGACATCTACGAATAAAGGATTGTCCCAACCTAGCAATGCTACCAGATAACCTGCAACATCTCACCACACTCCAAGAGCTGCGTATCTCCAACCTGCCCCAGCTAGCAATGCTGCCAGAAGGCCTACGACACCTCACCGCACTCCGACAGCTGAATCTCTCCAACCTGCCCCAGCTGAAAATGCTCCCAGATGGCCTACAACACCTCACCGCACTCCAACTCTTGATCATTGAAGATTGTCCCCAGCTAGTGAGGCGATGCAAGAGGGAGACAGGCGAGGACTGGCACAAGATTGCTCACATCCAAAAAATCATCATTCGCCAAGAGgaagaaaatagagaagaaaTGAATGAAAGACGCACCTTCGCTGCAAAATTTCTTGATCGATTTGGGTTTGCACGCTGCACGGGTCATAGCTGA